A genomic segment from Geitlerinema sp. PCC 7407 encodes:
- a CDS encoding DUF11 domain-containing protein codes for MRNATWPRWAGLAIQALLLHGYLPTLTLPANAQQAVTITNTANAIYRPTPTAPPQPVPSNPTTVVANQGQPVLELIKTGDRAAAEPGDTVVYRLLVRNSGTATVNNVSVTDKLPLGLQFVPSSLQGSFTSETGTVPVTLTPGPVTDGTITFNSTVSLAPGQVLNIVYAALLTPDSVRGSGRNLAVSAGLSGGQPIQSNQASHLLRIRPGILSDCGTLLGRVFVDKNFDGEQQPGEPGVPNAVVFLDDGNRITTDEEGLFSVANVISGYRSGVLDLTSIPDYTLAPNRVRIEGNSQSRLVRLEPGGLVRMNFAVTPAAGEE; via the coding sequence ATGCGGAACGCGACGTGGCCGCGATGGGCTGGATTAGCGATCCAGGCCCTTCTCTTGCACGGCTATTTACCAACGCTGACACTGCCCGCGAATGCACAGCAGGCAGTCACGATTACGAATACGGCGAACGCGATCTATCGCCCAACGCCTACGGCTCCGCCTCAGCCTGTGCCGTCGAATCCGACGACGGTGGTTGCGAACCAGGGGCAGCCGGTACTGGAGCTGATCAAGACGGGCGATCGCGCAGCGGCAGAGCCTGGAGACACCGTGGTCTATCGCCTGCTGGTACGCAACAGCGGCACGGCAACGGTCAACAACGTGTCTGTGACTGACAAGCTGCCGCTGGGATTGCAGTTTGTGCCGAGTTCCCTGCAAGGCTCGTTCACCTCAGAGACGGGGACAGTGCCGGTGACCCTCACGCCGGGGCCAGTCACCGACGGGACGATTACCTTTAACAGCACTGTTAGCCTCGCACCCGGACAAGTTCTCAATATTGTTTACGCGGCGCTGCTGACGCCGGACTCGGTGCGGGGTTCGGGGCGCAACCTGGCAGTTTCTGCGGGCCTGTCGGGCGGTCAGCCGATCCAGAGCAATCAGGCCAGCCACCTGCTGCGCATTCGCCCCGGCATTCTGTCGGATTGCGGCACCCTGCTTGGCCGGGTGTTTGTGGACAAGAATTTTGACGGAGAGCAGCAGCCGGGAGAGCCCGGTGTTCCCAATGCGGTGGTGTTTCTCGATGATGGCAACCGCATCACGACCGATGAAGAGGGCCTGTTCTCGGTGGCGAACGTCATTTCTGGGTATCGCAGCGGCGTGCTGGATCTGACGAGCATTCCCGACTACACCCTGGCCCCCAACCGGGTTCGCATTGAGGGCAATAGCCAGTCTCGCCTGGTGCGCCTAGAGCCCGGGGGACTGGTGCGAATGAATTTTGCGGTGACGCCTGCGGCAGGGGAGGAGTGA
- the trpA gene encoding tryptophan synthase subunit alpha, producing MTAISDCFQSLRDRQQCALIPFITAGDPDLETTAKALRALDQNGADLIELGVPYSDPLADGPVIQAAATRALSKGVRLEMVLEMLREVTPELKAPVVLFTYYNPILNRGIETFLDQAVAAGAKGLVVPDLPLEEADSLLKPAAEKGIDVILLVAPTSSQDRIRAIAQQAQGFVYLVSVTGVTGIRSEIQSRVKDLLVDLREVSAKPVGVGFGISQPEQARQVKDWGADAVIVGSAFVKRLAEGTPEEGVASVAEFCRELKAAIA from the coding sequence ATGACAGCTATCTCGGATTGCTTCCAGTCTTTGCGCGATCGCCAGCAGTGTGCGCTGATTCCCTTCATTACGGCAGGCGATCCAGATTTGGAAACCACGGCAAAAGCGCTGCGGGCTCTCGATCAAAACGGCGCAGACTTGATCGAGTTGGGAGTCCCTTATTCTGATCCCCTAGCCGACGGACCCGTCATTCAGGCAGCGGCAACGCGAGCCCTCAGCAAGGGCGTGCGCCTCGAGATGGTGCTGGAGATGCTGCGGGAGGTGACGCCGGAGCTCAAGGCACCTGTGGTGCTGTTTACCTACTACAACCCGATTTTGAATCGGGGCATTGAGACATTCCTCGATCAGGCGGTGGCAGCCGGTGCCAAGGGCCTGGTGGTGCCCGACTTGCCGCTGGAGGAAGCCGACAGTCTGCTCAAGCCAGCCGCCGAAAAGGGCATTGATGTGATTCTGCTGGTTGCTCCTACGAGCTCTCAAGATCGCATTCGGGCGATCGCCCAGCAGGCCCAGGGCTTCGTCTACCTCGTCAGCGTGACCGGCGTGACGGGGATACGCTCCGAAATCCAGAGCCGCGTCAAGGATCTGCTGGTGGACCTGCGGGAGGTCAGCGCGAAGCCAGTTGGTGTGGGCTTTGGGATTTCTCAGCCGGAGCAGGCGCGCCAGGTCAAGGACTGGGGCGCAGACGCGGTGATTGTGGGCAGCGCCTTTGTGAAGCGCCTAGCTGAGGGCACGCCCGAAGAAGGCGTGGCCTCGGTGGCGGAGTTTTGCCGGGAGCTGAAAGCCGCGATCGCCTAA
- a CDS encoding DUF3007 family protein: MRRIDVLLIGVGVFALGGGAYVLLKVLGLEATDAGIWSQVILVLALLGWLASYLFRAVTQQMTYNRQVQDYKDAVLQKQLEELSPEELAALQAQIEAEETRSPDSLT; the protein is encoded by the coding sequence ATGCGGCGAATTGATGTTCTGTTGATTGGGGTTGGGGTGTTTGCCCTGGGCGGCGGCGCCTACGTGCTGCTCAAGGTGCTGGGCCTAGAGGCGACCGATGCTGGAATCTGGAGTCAGGTGATTCTGGTTTTGGCGCTGCTGGGCTGGCTGGCCAGCTATCTGTTTCGGGCAGTGACGCAGCAGATGACCTACAACCGGCAGGTGCAGGACTACAAAGACGCTGTGCTGCAAAAGCAGCTAGAAGAGCTGTCGCCGGAAGAGTTGGCGGCTTTGCAAGCCCAGATCGAGGCTGAGGAGACGCGATCGCCCGACTCGCTGACCTAG
- the ndhL gene encoding NAD(P)H-quinone oxidoreductase subunit L: MTIALLYLALAGAYLLVIPAGTYVYLKSRWYVASSIERLFMYFVVFFCFPGLLLLAPFLNLRPKPRQIQA; encoded by the coding sequence ATGACGATCGCGCTGCTTTACTTGGCCCTGGCGGGTGCGTACTTGCTGGTGATTCCGGCTGGAACCTACGTTTATCTCAAGAGCCGCTGGTATGTGGCAAGCTCCATTGAGCGGCTCTTCATGTACTTTGTGGTGTTCTTTTGCTTCCCGGGCCTCTTGCTGCTGGCACCCTTTTTGAACCTGCGCCCAAAGCCTCGGCAGATCCAGGCCTAA
- a CDS encoding YbhN family protein encodes MKAVLSRLKPYLRWVILGGTLFFLLKALKDNWQEVTALRITETGWASLAIALGVTLLAHLCSGWVWGWIVREFDARLSGPQATLIYLKTNIAKYLPGNVWHFYGRVMAAKNAGVPLGTATLSVVLEPLLMATAALLVTLGGFGLSPESPVTGLPLVGLAIALLALHPRLLNPLLQRLSRLKLPNQEAAPTPASPLRLRRYPLLPLLGEMGFLLLRGAGFLLTLLAVTTPEPSQLPLLLSGFSFAWLLGLVVPGAPGGIGVFEATAIALFRSILSPGILLSAVTLYRLISVLAEALGAGLAYLDDRR; translated from the coding sequence ATGAAAGCTGTTCTCTCCCGACTCAAGCCCTACCTCCGCTGGGTCATTCTCGGGGGCACCCTCTTTTTTCTGCTCAAGGCCCTCAAAGACAACTGGCAAGAAGTCACTGCTCTCCGGATCACCGAGACAGGCTGGGCTTCCCTGGCGATCGCCCTGGGCGTCACCCTCCTGGCCCACCTCTGCTCTGGCTGGGTCTGGGGCTGGATCGTCCGCGAATTTGACGCTCGCCTTAGCGGCCCCCAGGCGACCCTGATTTATCTCAAAACCAACATCGCTAAGTACCTCCCCGGCAATGTTTGGCACTTCTATGGGCGGGTCATGGCGGCCAAAAACGCCGGGGTGCCCCTAGGAACTGCCACCCTCAGCGTTGTCCTCGAGCCCCTGCTCATGGCCACGGCGGCCCTGTTGGTGACCCTGGGGGGCTTTGGGCTGAGCCCCGAGAGTCCGGTGACCGGACTCCCTCTGGTGGGCCTGGCGATCGCCCTTTTAGCCCTGCATCCGCGCCTGCTCAATCCCCTGCTTCAGCGCCTCAGCCGCCTCAAGCTCCCCAACCAGGAAGCAGCGCCGACCCCAGCGTCGCCCCTACGTCTGCGCCGCTACCCGCTGTTGCCACTCCTGGGCGAGATGGGCTTTTTGCTGTTGCGGGGAGCCGGTTTCCTGCTGACCCTGCTGGCAGTCACCACCCCCGAACCCTCGCAGCTGCCCCTGCTCCTGAGCGGCTTCAGCTTTGCCTGGCTGCTGGGGCTGGTGGTTCCTGGGGCTCCCGGCGGCATCGGCGTCTTTGAGGCCACGGCGATCGCCCTTTTTCGGTCCATCCTGTCCCCCGGCATCCTGCTCAGCGCCGTCACCCTCTATCGCCTGATCAGCGTCCTGGCCGAAGCCCTCGGCGCCGGACTCGCCTATCTCGACGATCGCCGCTAG
- the larC gene encoding nickel pincer cofactor biosynthesis protein LarC: protein MKKLAYLQCPTGIAGDMCLGALVDAGVPLEYLVEQLQRLGVADEYRLWTEKVQRNGLQATKFHVDLTADQHSAEAAIAAAAGEDPYPTFQGHESSGGGTAQAGRASRHLPEIEHMIRSAGLPERAATWALAVFRSLAEAEGAVHGIAPEAVHFHEVGAADAIVDIVGTCLGLDWLGVDEIYCSALPTGGGTVRAAHGRLPVPTPAVLKLWESRQVPVYSNGIARELVTPTGAAIAVTLAKQFGPVPPMTLRKVGLGAGSRDLLLPNILQLWLGYEVENSGGTSYVQAQEHTHAHDHSHPHDHSRGHAHDHAHDHAPAEPSAIAPERVPEPAPAQAPETPQSIVVLETQIDDLSPQAIAYVMERLLEAGALDVYTQAVTMKKSRTGLLLTVICPVALQAACEALIFRETTTLGIRHRRQERTILQRAFQRVETPYGAIAVKVAWAGEPSQGAIANVQPEYEDCARLARQHQVAWREIHRLALQAWYAAVADFAITPA from the coding sequence ATGAAGAAGTTAGCCTACCTACAGTGTCCGACGGGAATTGCGGGAGATATGTGCCTGGGAGCCCTTGTGGATGCCGGAGTCCCGCTGGAGTACCTGGTAGAGCAGCTCCAGCGTCTCGGCGTGGCCGATGAGTACCGTCTGTGGACCGAAAAAGTCCAGCGCAATGGTCTCCAGGCTACGAAGTTTCACGTAGACCTCACTGCTGATCAGCATAGCGCTGAGGCTGCGATCGCGGCGGCAGCGGGCGAAGACCCCTACCCCACGTTTCAAGGCCACGAATCTTCTGGGGGGGGCACGGCTCAAGCGGGCCGCGCGTCCCGGCACTTGCCCGAAATCGAGCACATGATCCGGTCGGCGGGGTTGCCGGAGCGGGCCGCGACCTGGGCGCTGGCGGTGTTTCGATCGCTGGCGGAGGCGGAGGGAGCGGTCCACGGGATTGCGCCGGAGGCGGTGCACTTCCATGAGGTGGGGGCCGCCGATGCCATTGTGGACATCGTGGGGACCTGTCTGGGGCTGGACTGGCTGGGCGTGGATGAAATCTACTGCTCGGCGCTGCCCACGGGGGGCGGCACGGTGCGGGCGGCCCACGGGCGGCTGCCGGTGCCGACGCCTGCGGTGCTGAAGCTGTGGGAGTCTCGTCAGGTGCCGGTGTACAGCAACGGCATTGCGCGGGAGCTGGTGACGCCGACGGGAGCGGCGATCGCGGTGACCCTGGCCAAGCAGTTTGGGCCGGTGCCGCCGATGACGCTGCGCAAGGTGGGTCTGGGGGCTGGGTCGCGGGACCTGCTGCTGCCCAATATTTTGCAGCTGTGGCTGGGGTATGAGGTCGAGAACTCGGGCGGAACGAGTTATGTCCAGGCCCAGGAGCATACCCACGCCCATGATCACTCACACCCCCACGATCATTCCCGCGGTCACGCCCACGATCATGCCCACGATCACGCACCGGCGGAGCCCTCAGCGATCGCCCCTGAACGGGTTCCGGAACCCGCTCCTGCTCAAGCCCCAGAGACACCCCAGAGCATTGTCGTGCTGGAAACCCAGATTGACGACCTCAGTCCCCAGGCGATCGCCTACGTGATGGAGCGCTTGCTAGAGGCCGGGGCGCTGGATGTCTACACCCAGGCGGTGACCATGAAAAAGTCTCGGACGGGGCTGCTGCTGACGGTGATTTGCCCGGTGGCCTTGCAGGCAGCCTGTGAGGCCCTGATTTTTCGGGAGACGACGACCCTGGGTATCCGCCATCGCCGCCAAGAGCGCACGATCTTGCAGCGGGCTTTTCAGAGGGTGGAAACTCCCTACGGGGCGATCGCCGTCAAGGTGGCGTGGGCTGGGGAACCGAGTCAAGGGGCGATCGCCAACGTCCAGCCTGAATACGAAGACTGCGCTCGCCTCGCCCGTCAGCACCAAGTTGCCTGGCGGGAAATTCACCGCCTCGCCCTCCAGGCCTGGTACGCTGCCGTTGCCGATTTCGCGATCACCCCTGCATGA
- a CDS encoding L-threonylcarbamoyladenylate synthase, translating into MARIYSVHPDNPQSRRIEQIRDALRDGAVMLYPTDTVYAIGCDLNVKSAVERVRQIKRLSNDKPLTFLCPSPSNVAQYAWVQDSAYRLMRRLVPGPYTFLLPATKAVPRLVMEPKRKTTGIRVPDHPVCNALLAALGNPIISTSAYLPMDEGEAPIFISEGRGEISQAELFDRLDGLVDVIVDDGSEPGLVVSTILDLTGEEPVVVRRGLGWEAVAEWVPEAEFA; encoded by the coding sequence ATGGCAAGAATTTACTCAGTTCATCCGGACAATCCTCAAAGCCGCCGAATAGAACAAATTAGGGACGCCCTGCGAGACGGTGCGGTGATGCTTTATCCCACCGATACAGTCTACGCAATCGGGTGTGACCTGAATGTCAAGTCGGCGGTAGAACGGGTGCGGCAAATCAAACGGCTCTCTAACGATAAGCCCCTGACCTTTTTGTGTCCTTCTCCTTCCAATGTGGCCCAATACGCCTGGGTGCAGGACTCTGCTTATCGGCTCATGCGTCGGCTGGTTCCCGGACCGTACACCTTTTTGCTGCCCGCGACCAAAGCTGTGCCCCGCTTGGTGATGGAGCCCAAACGGAAGACGACGGGTATTCGTGTACCCGATCATCCGGTGTGCAATGCTCTCCTCGCAGCGCTGGGCAACCCGATCATTTCCACATCGGCCTACCTTCCCATGGACGAAGGCGAGGCTCCCATATTCATCAGCGAGGGACGGGGCGAAATTTCGCAGGCCGAACTGTTCGACCGTCTCGATGGCTTGGTGGATGTGATTGTGGATGATGGGTCAGAACCGGGACTTGTGGTCTCGACCATCTTGGATTTGACGGGGGAGGAACCGGTGGTCGTCCGTCGCGGTCTGGGATGGGAAGCAGTCGCGGAGTGGGTACCGGAGGCGGAGTTCGCTTAG
- a CDS encoding HetZ-related protein, with protein MNVNLANSLSHSPGDPNFYPRASEQSAFMPLADPLTGDDLRSSSSAPLPPSSGGSSEDPAQADSSFLDVQGLTGILVQEFQMELKSLSRSARAIALRIAQEVVRICTKSDRIQASGEIRTWQLALARHRVKKCLSYYHLGSERGRVDLHSNLSAMVYRHVAPLRAQLGFQARYNLIEDFLQGFYIEVLKAFRRENQLPDYTPRTQLELAEYMAFAEQYAKRRIGLPGRNRQQLIVLRAQGFARRQPPEASLDIESAMEAPRNDAEVTSQSSVAQEIREQMVTEAADPAEQVLRERVIGELVAYLESQGQSDCIDYLTLKLHDLSAPEIDEILGLSSRQRDYLQQRFKYHVEKFARTHQWKLVHQWLGADVDQNLGLSPQLWERFLATLSADQRLLVQLKQAQWGEAEIAQALKCTVKQMRRRWSQVLDLAWQARNQSEGEGR; from the coding sequence ATGAACGTCAACCTTGCGAATTCCCTCAGCCATTCCCCTGGCGACCCCAATTTTTATCCCCGCGCCTCCGAGCAGTCGGCGTTTATGCCCCTAGCAGATCCCCTGACGGGCGATGACCTGCGCAGCTCATCCTCCGCTCCTTTGCCGCCCTCCAGTGGCGGTAGTTCCGAAGACCCGGCCCAAGCTGATTCTTCTTTCCTGGATGTCCAAGGGTTAACCGGAATTTTGGTGCAGGAATTTCAGATGGAGCTGAAATCCCTGAGCCGGAGTGCCCGGGCGATCGCCCTGCGGATTGCCCAAGAAGTCGTGCGTATCTGCACCAAAAGCGATCGTATTCAGGCGTCCGGTGAAATCCGCACCTGGCAGCTGGCCCTCGCCCGCCACCGCGTGAAAAAGTGCCTGAGCTACTACCACCTCGGCTCCGAGCGCGGCCGCGTCGACCTCCACAGCAACCTCAGCGCCATGGTGTATCGCCACGTCGCTCCCCTGCGCGCTCAGCTCGGGTTCCAGGCCCGCTACAACCTGATCGAAGACTTCTTGCAAGGGTTCTACATCGAAGTCCTGAAAGCCTTTCGCCGCGAAAACCAGCTCCCCGACTACACGCCCCGGACCCAGCTGGAGCTAGCCGAATACATGGCCTTTGCGGAGCAGTATGCCAAGCGGCGCATTGGCCTGCCCGGGCGCAACCGGCAGCAGCTGATCGTCCTGCGGGCTCAGGGCTTTGCGCGGCGGCAGCCCCCCGAGGCGAGCCTCGACATCGAGTCCGCCATGGAGGCCCCCCGCAACGATGCCGAGGTCACCTCGCAGTCCAGCGTCGCCCAAGAAATCCGTGAGCAGATGGTGACTGAGGCCGCGGACCCCGCCGAGCAGGTGCTGCGGGAGCGGGTGATCGGCGAGCTGGTGGCCTACCTGGAGTCCCAGGGCCAAAGCGACTGCATCGACTATCTGACTCTCAAGCTGCACGATCTGTCGGCTCCCGAAATTGACGAAATCCTGGGGCTGTCGTCTCGCCAGCGGGACTATCTCCAGCAGCGCTTTAAGTACCACGTGGAGAAGTTTGCCCGCACGCACCAGTGGAAGCTGGTTCATCAGTGGCTGGGGGCGGACGTGGATCAAAATCTGGGCCTGTCGCCCCAGCTGTGGGAGCGCTTTTTGGCCACGCTGAGCGCCGATCAGCGGCTGCTGGTCCAGCTGAAGCAGGCCCAGTGGGGCGAGGCCGAAATCGCTCAGGCCCTCAAGTGCACGGTGAAGCAGATGCGTCGTCGGTGGTCCCAGGTGCTGGATCTGGCCTGGCAGGCCCGCAATCAGTCGGAAGGGGAGGGGCGCTAG
- a CDS encoding ABC transporter ATP-binding protein: MRSWWRRSQRPRAKEQAAMLDVAIWKQWKTPGRSTFDLAVQFRVPTGLTVLFGPSGCGKTSTLQAIAGLLRPDAGHITVQGTPFFAGDRALHLPPHRRRVGYVFQNYALFPHLNVADNIGFALHRWPKSQRQQRIRELADLLALEDLLPCPIRHISGGQAQRVAIARAIAPCPQLLLMDEPFGALDDDLRTTLQQELKALQRRLNLPILLVTHSRSEAITLADHLVRLEAGRVVAVGAAHELLEARSPQATQTSAPPLPTDCGPARPDPAPGTTDDASASPCT, translated from the coding sequence TTGCGGAGCTGGTGGCGGCGATCGCAGCGGCCAAGGGCTAAAGAACAGGCGGCCATGCTGGATGTCGCGATTTGGAAACAGTGGAAAACGCCCGGGCGGAGCACCTTTGACCTAGCGGTGCAGTTTCGGGTGCCGACGGGCCTCACGGTGCTGTTTGGGCCGTCGGGCTGCGGCAAGACGTCGACGCTCCAGGCGATCGCCGGACTGCTGAGGCCGGATGCGGGGCATATCACTGTGCAGGGCACTCCGTTTTTTGCGGGCGATCGCGCCCTGCACCTGCCGCCCCACCGTCGCCGCGTCGGCTATGTCTTCCAAAATTACGCCCTCTTTCCCCATCTCAATGTCGCTGACAATATTGGCTTTGCCCTTCATCGCTGGCCCAAATCCCAGCGACAGCAGCGCATTCGAGAGTTGGCGGATTTACTGGCTCTTGAGGACTTGCTCCCCTGCCCGATTCGGCACATCTCGGGCGGTCAGGCCCAGCGAGTCGCCATTGCGCGGGCGATCGCCCCTTGTCCTCAGCTGCTGCTCATGGATGAGCCGTTTGGTGCCCTAGATGACGACTTGCGCACCACGCTGCAACAGGAACTCAAAGCCTTGCAGCGGCGCCTAAACTTACCGATCCTCCTGGTGACGCACTCGCGCTCCGAGGCCATCACCCTGGCTGATCACCTGGTTCGCCTGGAGGCAGGGCGAGTGGTGGCGGTGGGGGCTGCCCACGAGTTGCTAGAGGCGCGATCGCCCCAGGCCACCCAGACTAGCGCCCCTCCCCTTCCGACTGATTGCGGGCCTGCCAGGCCAGATCCAGCACCTGGGACCACCGACGACGCATCTGCTTCACCGTGCACTTGA
- a CDS encoding HAD family hydrolase: MPMEPLSQAIATDCLRKIRLVATDMDGTLTLGGKFTPDLLAAFRTLATSGVDVLIVTGRSAGWVNGLAHYLPVRGAIAENGGLCYWGHQEEPEFLTPLVEPLVHRAKLAQCFQQLQQRFPDLRESGDNRFRLTDWTFDVQGLSPEDLAQLAEQCAASGWGFTYSTVQCHIKPLAQEKSAGLQDVLRRQFPDLQPEEVVTVGDSPNDESLFDASLFPLSVGVANLRHYADRLAHRPAYLTTAAEGAGFAELVAAIAAAKG; this comes from the coding sequence ATGCCGATGGAACCGTTATCCCAGGCGATCGCTACGGATTGCTTAAGGAAAATTCGCCTTGTGGCGACCGACATGGATGGCACCTTGACCCTGGGGGGCAAGTTTACACCGGATCTGCTGGCAGCCTTTCGCACGCTGGCGACCTCGGGCGTTGACGTGCTGATTGTAACCGGGCGATCGGCGGGCTGGGTCAACGGGCTGGCCCATTATCTGCCGGTGCGGGGGGCGATCGCCGAAAATGGCGGCCTCTGCTACTGGGGCCACCAGGAAGAACCGGAGTTTTTGACGCCTCTGGTGGAACCCTTGGTTCATCGGGCCAAGCTGGCCCAGTGCTTCCAGCAGCTGCAGCAGCGCTTTCCCGACCTGCGCGAGTCCGGAGACAATCGGTTCCGCCTCACGGACTGGACCTTTGACGTCCAGGGACTCAGTCCCGAAGACCTCGCTCAGCTCGCAGAGCAGTGCGCTGCCTCGGGCTGGGGCTTTACCTACAGCACGGTCCAGTGCCACATCAAGCCCTTGGCCCAGGAGAAATCCGCCGGCTTGCAGGACGTGCTGCGGCGACAGTTTCCGGACCTGCAGCCCGAGGAGGTGGTGACGGTGGGCGACAGTCCCAATGACGAAAGCTTGTTTGATGCCAGCCTGTTCCCGCTGTCTGTGGGGGTTGCCAATCTCCGGCACTATGCCGATCGGCTGGCCCATCGTCCGGCCTACCTCACGACTGCGGCTGAGGGGGCCGGGTTTGCGGAGCTGGTGGCGGCGATCGCAGCGGCCAAGGGCTAA
- a CDS encoding D-Ala-D-Ala carboxypeptidase family metallohydrolase: MPKLTPDQRNYLYLTEAARVGIHKPILAALYQAQGRPNLADGETGLGVAPANRIPLSQVDSFSEQVQFAANTVRSITDRLSRDGWSPADIWDVTQGRYSDRFLSAVAAGYAPPAQDTSAARLEVCNAQTLIQAYLQDLDIDYRAESLPQNLAYLDKALLTLIERLPRYYASLGHQREAMVEGVRVWRQLDTRTTAIASLNAPLPPGATLATVDDSYLDKPLIEFMQRLSFNFSGLPHQREGLLRLTQLWRQLDSREAAIASLAKDTSGETGLRIVDPALIAFVQRVPSFYQGVGEQRHAITEGYRIWNKLDSRTTTLTTLGVNPALFSGGLDRDALATAAAQLDRALLEFLRRVPTTYQEDDQEREALIRLVQLWRKLPSREATIQSLFEDVRRMEQARRDAIEIPKPQPMTLPSRPSVWTPDNIQLYASIIPNGSFSWAEATHGGTRMPPDQYTVDAIVRIANLAQQARDRIGRPFHVTSWYRPPEINARVGGASESRHIVGDAIDFYCDGLTGDQIYWALDPWWPGGLGRYIQYPYLGHLDARSYRARWTN, encoded by the coding sequence ATGCCCAAATTGACACCAGACCAGCGAAATTACCTGTATTTGACCGAAGCGGCCAGAGTCGGCATCCACAAGCCTATTTTGGCAGCTCTTTACCAGGCTCAGGGCCGCCCCAATCTGGCAGACGGCGAAACCGGCCTCGGCGTCGCTCCCGCCAACCGCATCCCGCTGTCCCAGGTCGACAGCTTCTCCGAGCAGGTCCAGTTCGCCGCCAATACCGTTCGCAGCATCACCGATCGCCTGAGCCGCGACGGCTGGTCTCCCGCCGATATTTGGGACGTCACCCAGGGCCGATACAGCGATCGCTTTTTGAGCGCTGTGGCCGCAGGCTACGCCCCCCCGGCCCAGGACACCAGCGCCGCCCGCCTAGAAGTTTGCAACGCCCAGACCCTGATCCAGGCCTACCTCCAAGACCTCGACATCGACTACCGGGCCGAGAGCCTGCCCCAAAATCTGGCCTACCTGGACAAAGCCCTGCTGACCCTGATCGAGCGGCTGCCCCGCTACTACGCCAGCCTGGGCCACCAGCGCGAAGCCATGGTGGAGGGCGTGCGGGTCTGGCGGCAGCTAGACACCCGGACCACCGCCATTGCGTCCCTCAATGCGCCCCTGCCGCCGGGAGCGACTCTGGCCACGGTGGATGACAGCTACCTAGACAAGCCGCTGATCGAGTTCATGCAGCGCCTGTCTTTCAATTTCTCGGGCCTACCCCACCAGCGCGAAGGGCTGCTGCGCCTGACCCAGCTCTGGCGACAGCTCGACTCCCGGGAAGCGGCGATCGCCTCCCTCGCCAAGGACACCTCCGGCGAAACCGGCCTGCGCATCGTCGACCCCGCCCTGATCGCCTTTGTTCAGCGCGTCCCCAGCTTCTATCAGGGCGTTGGTGAGCAGCGCCACGCCATCACCGAGGGCTACCGGATCTGGAACAAGCTCGATTCGCGCACCACGACCCTGACGACGTTGGGCGTCAACCCGGCCCTCTTTAGCGGTGGTCTCGATCGCGATGCCCTCGCCACGGCTGCCGCTCAGCTCGATCGCGCCCTCCTAGAATTTTTGCGGCGGGTGCCAACGACCTACCAAGAAGACGACCAAGAGCGCGAAGCCCTGATCCGCCTAGTGCAGCTCTGGCGCAAGCTCCCCAGTCGCGAGGCCACGATCCAGTCCCTCTTTGAAGATGTGCGCCGCATGGAGCAGGCCCGCCGCGACGCCATCGAGATCCCCAAGCCCCAGCCGATGACCCTGCCCAGCCGGCCCAGCGTCTGGACCCCGGACAACATTCAGCTCTACGCCAGCATCATTCCCAACGGCAGCTTTAGCTGGGCCGAGGCTACCCACGGCGGCACCCGGATGCCCCCGGACCAGTACACTGTGGACGCCATCGTGCGGATTGCCAATCTGGCTCAGCAGGCGCGCGATCGCATTGGACGGCCCTTTCACGTCACCAGCTGGTATCGCCCGCCCGAGATCAATGCTCGCGTGGGCGGAGCCTCCGAAAGCCGCCACATCGTCGGGGACGCCATCGACTTTTATTGCGATGGCCTGACCGGCGATCAGATCTACTGGGCCTTGGATCCGTGGTGGCCCGGCGGCCTGGGCCGCTATATCCAGTACCCCTATCTCGGCCACCTGGACGCCCGCAGCTATCGGGCTCGCTGGACGAACTAG